Below is a window of Christensenella minuta DNA.
TGGAAGAGTTCGACCGTGCTTTTACGGGCATCGTGCTGTGCTTTGAAACCACCGAGGAGTTTGAAACAGGCGGAAAACCGGCAAGCGTTTTGGGATTTGCGCGGAAAAGGCTGCATGGCAGCGGAAAACTAATTGTGTTCGTTATGCTGTGGTCGCTTATCGGCGCGGCAATCGGGATTGTGATTCCGCTGTTTTCAAAGATATTTATTGACAACATTTTGTCCGGCAAGAATCCGGAATGGCTTGTACCGCTTATCAGTGTAATGGCGGCGGTGCTTGCGTTTCAATTTATTACCGCCGCGCTCCAAAACATCTATTGGCTGCGGATACAGGGAAAGATGGCGGTACAGGCGAGCGCGTCCTTCATGTGGCATGTGCTGAGACTGCCGGTGGAATTTTTTACACAGCGTTATATTGGTGATATTGCCTCACGGCAGGAAAGCAACGAGGGGATTGCCTTTTCATTGATCGGGAGGATCGCGCCGCTTGCGGTCAACGCCTGTTTATTGGTATTGTACTTACTGGTCATGTTCCGTTACAGCGTATTGCTGTCGGTTATCGGGCTTGCCGCAGTTGCGGCAAATCTTATTGTTATGCGCCTTGTTTCCAACCGGCGCGTTAATTTCAGCCGGGTGATCGAGCGCGATATGGGGCTGCTCTCCGGGGTCGCCTCGGCAGGCTTTGATATGATTGAAAGCATTAAGGCGGCGGGTGCTGAAAACGGCTTCTTTGAACGGTGGAGCGGCACCTATACGCGTGCGAACAACGGGAAAGTGCGCATGGAAAAGGCCGATCAATATTATAGCATCATCCCACAGTTCGTACAGCAGATCGCGAATATTGCGGTTCTCGTACTGGGGGTGTACCTTATACTGGACGGTCAGTTTACCATTGGTATGCTGATGGCGTTCCAGGGCTTCCTGTCTTCATTTCTTGCGCCGGTCAACGAAATTGCCGGGGTGGGTTCGGCATTTATTGAGATGCGGACGCAGATGGAAAGGGTGGACGACGTGTTCCACTACCGAACGGATGTGCCCGAAGCCGGGGATGAGGAGGACGGCGGAAAGCTGAGCGGCGAAATCAGCCTGAGGAATGTGACCTTCGGATATGCCAAACTGTCGGACCCCCTGATTACGGATTTTTCCCTCCATGTTATGCCGGGCGAAAGCGTGGCATTTGTCGGTTCGTCCGGCAGCGGAAAATCCACGCTTGCAAAACTGATATCCGGATTATATCCTCCGTGGTCGGGCGAAATATTGCTGGACGAAATGAAACGCGAGGATATTCCCCGTGGCATCCTTACCAATTCCCTGAGCGTGGTTGACCAGGAAATCGTATTGTTCGAAGACACCATAGAAAACAATATTACGATGTGGGATGCGTCTATTCCGCGCGCTCAGGTTATTGAGGCATGCAAGACGGCGGAAATCCATTCGGACATCATGAAGCGGGGAAAAGGATATGACGATCTTGTGGATGACGGCGGAAAGAATTTCTCGGGCGGGCAGCGCCAGCGCATCGAAATCGCGCGGGCGCTTGTAAGAAGGCCTTCTATATTGATTTTGGACGAAGCGACCTCCGCGCTGGATGCAAAAACCGAACAGCGTGTGATGGAAAATATCCGGGCTATGGGGATCACGCTGGTAGTAATCGCACATAGGCTGTCCACAATACGCGACTGCGATGAAATCATTGTCTTAAGCAAAGGAACGGTCTGTGAACGCGGCACACATGCGGAATTGATCGCTGCGCAGGGACGATACCGGGAACTGCTCAAAAACTGAAAAGGGAGGAAGAGGCGCACTTATGCAGCACGATAGAGATCAGCGGGAACATGACGCAATGAATACGGCGCTGGAAGACCTTCTTTCCATCTTTGGGAAAGATCGTTCCCGGTCTGGAAAAACTGGGGACGAAGCGCTTTCTGCGGTGCAGCAGATTTTACGGTGTCTTCGGGTAGAAGCGCCGGAGCCGCCGGAAGAAATGCAGGATAACAATGAGCGTCTCGACTATATGCTGCGGCCGTCGGGAGTTATGCGGCGGCGTGTACAGCTTACGGGAACATGGTGGAAGGAAACCGTTGGACCGTTGCTGGGAGAGCTGCGTGACGGGACCGTGACGGCATTCCTGCCTACGCTGGGCGGCGGATATTTTTATTGCGACGGACAGGGGAGACGTATTAAGGTCGGTTCCAAAAACGCCGGAGAGATCGGGGCGGAGGCGTATTGCTTTTACCGAAGCTATCCCGCGCGTCCGCTGAAATTAATGGATTTTCTGAAATTCAGGCTGGAAAGTATTTCTGTCGGGGATATTATATGGGTGCTTGCCGCGTCGTTGTGTGTCAGCCTTTTGGGCCTGGTGCTTCCCATGATTAACAAATTGATTTTCGATAACATCATTCCGGGAAACCTGAGGGAGGATATCCTTCCCGTCGCGGCATTGCTTGTGGGAGCGACCGTGGGAAGCCTGCTGTTTGGGATATCGCGCAGCCTTGTTATGTCGCGCCTGCGGGATAAAATGTCGTTTGCTTCCCAAAGCGCGGTTATGGCACGGATTTTTTCTCTGCCCGTGTCGTTTTTCAAGGAATATTCAGCCGGAGAGCTCTCCCAGCGCGTCAGCAGTATGAATACCGTTTCGCAAATTGTTTCGGACAGTATTCTTACAACGGGGCTTTCGGTTCTGTTTTCCTTCGTCTATCTGTTTCAGATGCAATCGTTCGCGCCAACCCTTGTCGGGCCGGGTATGCTGGCGATTCTGGTGATGTTGGGCGTGATC
It encodes the following:
- a CDS encoding NHLP family bacteriocin export ABC transporter peptidase/permease/ATPase subunit, encoding MAKEVVKVPVIMQMEALECGAACLAMILAYYGKWLALEQVRADCGVSRDGSSARNMIRAARSYCLDAAGYRMEIDDVKKCAFPVILHWNFNHFVVLCGFRKGKAILNDPARGRVAVGMEEFDRAFTGIVLCFETTEEFETGGKPASVLGFARKRLHGSGKLIVFVMLWSLIGAAIGIVIPLFSKIFIDNILSGKNPEWLVPLISVMAAVLAFQFITAALQNIYWLRIQGKMAVQASASFMWHVLRLPVEFFTQRYIGDIASRQESNEGIAFSLIGRIAPLAVNACLLVLYLLVMFRYSVLLSVIGLAAVAANLIVMRLVSNRRVNFSRVIERDMGLLSGVASAGFDMIESIKAAGAENGFFERWSGTYTRANNGKVRMEKADQYYSIIPQFVQQIANIAVLVLGVYLILDGQFTIGMLMAFQGFLSSFLAPVNEIAGVGSAFIEMRTQMERVDDVFHYRTDVPEAGDEEDGGKLSGEISLRNVTFGYAKLSDPLITDFSLHVMPGESVAFVGSSGSGKSTLAKLISGLYPPWSGEILLDEMKREDIPRGILTNSLSVVDQEIVLFEDTIENNITMWDASIPRAQVIEACKTAEIHSDIMKRGKGYDDLVDDGGKNFSGGQRQRIEIARALVRRPSILILDEATSALDAKTEQRVMENIRAMGITLVVIAHRLSTIRDCDEIIVLSKGTVCERGTHAELIAAQGRYRELLKN